The following are from one region of the Qipengyuania flava genome:
- a CDS encoding pirin family protein, whose amino-acid sequence MSQIDLTLTPTTHDLGQFEVRRVLPSKARSMVGPFIFVDQFGPAQLDIGTGMEVRPHPHINLATVTWLFEGAIDHRDSLGTFSTIRPGTVNLMTAGKGIVHSERSPKEEKDAGPKLFGMQTWLALPDGREEIDPAFEAVSDLPVIEDGRAKAIVIMGELWGERAGTTTYADTIYAEIHLAPGGAIPLEDEADERAVMLVEGEAMVDGHVLKRYQLAVLQPGRDMTLETKTGARVMLLGGEAFETKRHAWWNFVSSRRERINQAKDDWRQGRFPKVPGDEEEFIPLPDGAPKTVTYP is encoded by the coding sequence ATGAGCCAGATCGACCTCACGCTGACACCGACGACGCACGATCTCGGGCAGTTCGAGGTCCGACGTGTCTTGCCGTCCAAGGCGCGCAGCATGGTCGGCCCCTTTATTTTCGTCGACCAGTTCGGTCCCGCGCAGCTCGATATCGGCACCGGTATGGAGGTGCGCCCGCACCCGCACATCAATCTCGCCACGGTAACCTGGCTGTTCGAAGGCGCAATCGATCACCGAGACAGCCTCGGCACCTTTTCCACCATCCGGCCCGGCACGGTGAACCTGATGACCGCGGGCAAGGGCATCGTCCACTCCGAGCGCTCGCCCAAGGAAGAAAAGGATGCAGGCCCCAAGCTGTTCGGCATGCAGACCTGGCTTGCGCTGCCTGACGGGCGCGAGGAGATAGACCCGGCTTTCGAGGCGGTGAGCGACCTGCCGGTCATCGAGGACGGGCGCGCCAAGGCCATCGTCATCATGGGCGAGCTGTGGGGCGAGCGCGCGGGAACCACGACCTACGCCGATACGATCTACGCCGAAATCCACCTGGCGCCCGGCGGCGCGATCCCGCTGGAAGATGAGGCCGACGAACGCGCGGTGATGCTGGTCGAAGGCGAAGCGATGGTCGATGGCCATGTGCTCAAACGCTACCAACTGGCCGTGCTGCAGCCGGGCCGCGACATGACGCTGGAGACGAAAACCGGTGCGCGGGTCATGCTGCTGGGCGGCGAAGCGTTCGAAACGAAGCGCCACGCCTGGTGGAATTTCGTGAGCTCGCGGCGCGAGCGCATCAACCAGGCAAAAGACGATTGGCGGCAGGGGCGTTTCCCGAAGGTGCCGGGCGACGAGGAGGAGTTCATCCCCCTGCCCGACGGCGCGCCCAAGACCGTGACCTATCCATGA
- a CDS encoding BolA family protein, with protein MAGPVQQEMERLLTDAFAPTRLEVINDSASHAGHSGDDGSGESHFTVVIEAPAFAGKSRLERQRMVNKALGDIPGERVHALAIQASAPTG; from the coding sequence GTGGCAGGACCCGTTCAGCAGGAAATGGAGCGTCTTTTGACGGACGCCTTTGCCCCCACCCGCCTCGAGGTGATCAACGACAGCGCCAGCCATGCCGGACATTCGGGCGACGACGGCAGCGGGGAATCGCATTTCACCGTCGTGATCGAAGCGCCCGCTTTTGCCGGCAAGTCCCGCCTGGAACGCCAGCGCATGGTCAACAAGGCGCTCGGCGACATTCCCGGCGAACGGGTCCACGCCCTCGCCATCCAGGCGTCGGCCCCGACGGGTTGA
- a CDS encoding DnaJ domain-containing protein has protein sequence MRQSKFHGRFEDTGRVCAHPACQEPGEFRAPSGRGHGFDGPGEWRWLCLEHVREFNAGYDWFEGMSAEEIFAAQSPASGWRTEQPAYRPTAGVDGMPRWADFDDPLEAISARAAGIKSRARREAEMAMDGRFSREEAEALETMGLGLDTDRRRLRRRYSELVRRYHPDRNGGDRQYETRLNRVVEAYQTLRKARAIA, from the coding sequence ATGCGCCAGTCAAAGTTTCACGGACGTTTTGAAGACACCGGCCGGGTGTGCGCCCATCCGGCGTGCCAAGAGCCGGGCGAGTTCCGCGCGCCAAGCGGACGCGGGCACGGTTTCGACGGCCCGGGCGAGTGGCGCTGGCTGTGCCTTGAACACGTTCGCGAATTCAACGCGGGATACGACTGGTTCGAGGGAATGAGCGCCGAAGAAATCTTCGCCGCGCAATCTCCGGCGTCCGGCTGGCGCACTGAGCAGCCGGCCTATCGCCCGACCGCAGGCGTCGACGGGATGCCGCGCTGGGCGGACTTTGACGATCCGCTCGAGGCGATCTCGGCCCGCGCCGCCGGCATCAAGAGCCGCGCGCGGCGCGAGGCGGAAATGGCAATGGACGGCCGCTTCAGCCGCGAGGAAGCCGAAGCGCTTGAGACCATGGGCCTTGGCCTCGACACCGACCGTCGCCGCCTGCGGCGTCGCTATTCGGAATTGGTGCGCCGCTATCACCCCGACCGCAACGGCGGGGACCGGCAGTACGAAACGCGCCTCAACCGCGTCGTCGAGGCCTACCAGACGCTGAGGAAGGCGCGGGCGATCGCCTAG
- a CDS encoding VOC family protein, translated as MADNKLALCLWFERGAEEAARFYCDLFPDSEIHAVNRSPTDSPGGKAGDVLTIDLTLLGLPTMAMNGNTDDTFSNAMSLQVFTETQEETDRYWDALLGDTGSPMACSWLMDRFGIRWQVVPRILMEGLGHEDPETKGRVFAAMQQMVKIDHAGIEAALAG; from the coding sequence ATGGCTGACAACAAGCTGGCGCTTTGCCTGTGGTTCGAAAGGGGAGCGGAAGAAGCGGCGCGCTTCTATTGCGACCTGTTTCCGGACAGCGAGATCCACGCGGTCAACCGTTCGCCGACCGACTCGCCGGGCGGCAAGGCAGGCGACGTGTTGACGATCGACCTTACCCTGCTTGGCCTTCCCACGATGGCGATGAACGGCAACACCGACGACACCTTCTCTAACGCCATGTCGCTGCAGGTCTTCACGGAGACGCAGGAGGAGACCGACCGCTATTGGGACGCGCTGCTGGGCGACACCGGTTCGCCCATGGCGTGCAGCTGGCTCATGGACCGCTTCGGTATCCGCTGGCAGGTCGTGCCGCGCATCCTGATGGAGGGCCTCGGGCACGAGGACCCCGAAACGAAAGGACGCGTCTTCGCAGCGATGCAGCAGATGGTGAAGATCGATCACGCCGGCATCGAAGCCGCGCTGGCGGGCTAG
- a CDS encoding glutathione S-transferase family protein, which yields MADFTFFTNPMSRGQIARWALHEVGADYETELVDFENRPASLGQTNPMGKVPTLVHHHDGDHIHVVTEAAAICHYLAETHPAAGLLPQEHEKADYFRFFFFAAGPVEQAVTAKAMGWEVPADRTGMAGFGSYDKTMDGLERMLADRNFVCGDRFTMADVYVGSQVDWGLQFGSIPERPAFTAYADRLRERAAYREAKAIDMKLIAEAQNNG from the coding sequence ATGGCGGACTTCACCTTCTTTACCAACCCGATGAGCCGGGGGCAGATAGCCCGCTGGGCGCTGCATGAGGTCGGCGCGGATTACGAAACCGAACTGGTCGATTTCGAAAACCGGCCCGCGTCGCTTGGGCAAACCAACCCGATGGGCAAGGTCCCGACCCTGGTCCACCACCACGATGGCGATCACATCCATGTCGTGACCGAAGCCGCGGCAATCTGCCACTATCTCGCCGAAACACATCCCGCAGCGGGCCTGCTGCCGCAGGAGCACGAGAAGGCGGATTACTTCCGCTTCTTCTTCTTCGCAGCGGGGCCGGTGGAACAGGCGGTAACCGCCAAGGCGATGGGCTGGGAAGTGCCCGCCGACCGGACGGGAATGGCGGGCTTCGGCAGCTACGACAAGACGATGGACGGCCTCGAACGAATGCTGGCCGATCGCAATTTCGTGTGCGGAGATCGCTTCACGATGGCCGATGTCTATGTCGGCAGCCAGGTCGACTGGGGCCTCCAGTTCGGCTCGATTCCCGAGCGCCCCGCCTTCACCGCGTACGCCGACCGCCTGCGCGAACGCGCGGCTTACCGCGAGGCGAAGGCCATCGACATGAAGCTGATCGCGGAGGCACAGAACAATGGCTGA
- a CDS encoding DUF1428 domain-containing protein, translating to MYVQGFLIAVPEGNKEAYREQAEKAGAKFREYGVTEIVETWEVDVPDGKVTDFRKATKAEPGERIVFSWMIWPDKATADEAHAKMENDAFWEEEMGEMAFDGMRMMWGGFSLLYTTGRN from the coding sequence ATGTATGTCCAGGGATTCCTGATCGCCGTGCCCGAAGGCAACAAGGAGGCCTATCGCGAGCAGGCGGAAAAGGCCGGCGCGAAGTTCCGCGAATACGGCGTCACCGAGATCGTCGAGACATGGGAAGTGGACGTCCCCGACGGCAAGGTGACCGATTTCCGCAAGGCGACGAAGGCCGAGCCGGGCGAGAGGATCGTCTTCAGCTGGATGATCTGGCCGGACAAGGCGACCGCCGACGAGGCCCATGCGAAGATGGAAAACGACGCGTTCTGGGAGGAGGAAATGGGCGAGATGGCATTTGACGGAATGCGCATGATGTGGGGCGGGTTCTCGCTCCTTTACACGACGGGGCGCAACTGA
- a CDS encoding oxygenase MpaB family protein, with amino-acid sequence MPPTPLSERFRQTLVERVRGVFNDVEGGEKPVPVSDADALFLKDTPIRMVHADVVSMMVGGIRGLLLQMLHPHALQGVLDHSNFRSDMHGRLRRTARFIAVTSFGHRDDAMAAIERVNRIHAKVSGTLPDGAPYSAQDPRTLAWVHVAESTSFLAAYLRHVRPDMPGSEQDEYYRQFALVARALGADPVPENRREAEAIFRELRADLSSSPAAREVADLVLTQRPQGAPPAVQALLGAEAVALLPPFARSMLGLERPGLTGIPARAATWGMGKTLRWAFRQN; translated from the coding sequence ATGCCGCCGACGCCGCTCTCCGAACGCTTCCGCCAGACGCTCGTCGAGCGGGTGCGCGGGGTGTTCAACGATGTCGAAGGCGGCGAGAAGCCGGTGCCCGTTTCCGACGCGGACGCGTTGTTTCTAAAGGATACGCCGATCCGCATGGTCCACGCCGATGTCGTGTCCATGATGGTCGGCGGCATTCGCGGGCTGCTTCTGCAGATGCTCCACCCGCATGCGTTGCAGGGCGTGCTCGACCATTCGAACTTTCGCTCCGACATGCATGGCCGCCTGCGCCGCACGGCGCGCTTCATCGCCGTGACCAGCTTCGGCCACCGGGATGACGCCATGGCGGCGATCGAGCGGGTGAACCGGATCCACGCCAAGGTCTCCGGCACCCTGCCCGACGGAGCGCCCTATTCGGCGCAGGACCCGCGCACGCTGGCCTGGGTCCATGTCGCCGAATCGACCAGTTTCCTGGCCGCTTATCTGCGCCATGTCCGCCCGGACATGCCGGGAAGCGAGCAGGACGAATACTACCGCCAATTCGCGCTGGTCGCCCGCGCGCTGGGCGCCGATCCGGTACCCGAGAACCGCCGCGAAGCCGAAGCGATCTTTCGGGAGCTCCGCGCCGACCTGTCGAGCTCGCCCGCCGCGCGCGAGGTGGCCGATCTCGTCCTGACTCAACGCCCGCAAGGCGCCCCGCCTGCTGTGCAGGCTCTGCTCGGCGCCGAGGCCGTCGCCCTGCTGCCGCCCTTCGCGCGCTCGATGCTGGGGCTGGAGCGCCCCGGCCTCACCGGCATACCGGCGCGCGCGGCGACCTGGGGCATGGGCAAGACGCTGCGCTGGGCCTTCCGCCAGAATTGA
- a CDS encoding AAA family ATPase — MNDMTDKSFDAAAKTVLPAPDTTVDVRETFGIDIDWQVPAFSKPDERTPDLDEAYVFDPDTTLAILAGFAHDRRVMVQGYHGTGKSTHIEQVAARLNWPCIRINLDAHISRIDLVGRDAIVLRDGLQVTEFREGLLPWALQHPVALVFDEYDAGRPDVMFVIQRVLEQQGKLTLLDQNRVIRPDANFRLFATANTVGLGDTSGLYHGTQQINQGQMDRWNIVVGLNYLPAETEQKIVEAKNPDIDPKILGDMIKVADLSRQGFINGDISTVMSPRTVITWAQNYAIFKDVGFSFRLSFLNKCDEEERMLVAEYYQRVFGDDLPESVVG, encoded by the coding sequence ATGAACGATATGACCGACAAAAGCTTCGACGCTGCCGCGAAAACCGTCCTCCCCGCGCCCGACACCACGGTCGATGTGCGCGAGACCTTCGGGATCGATATCGACTGGCAGGTGCCCGCCTTCTCCAAGCCGGACGAGCGCACCCCCGATCTCGACGAAGCCTATGTCTTCGATCCGGACACGACGCTGGCGATCCTTGCAGGCTTTGCCCACGACCGCCGCGTGATGGTGCAGGGCTATCACGGCACGGGTAAGTCGACCCACATCGAACAGGTCGCCGCGCGCCTCAACTGGCCGTGTATCCGCATCAACCTCGATGCGCACATCAGCCGTATCGACCTTGTCGGCCGCGACGCGATCGTGCTGCGCGACGGCCTGCAGGTCACCGAGTTCCGCGAAGGCCTGCTGCCCTGGGCGCTGCAGCACCCGGTTGCGCTGGTGTTCGACGAATACGATGCGGGCCGCCCGGACGTGATGTTCGTAATCCAGCGCGTGCTCGAACAGCAGGGCAAGCTGACGCTGCTCGACCAGAACCGCGTGATCCGCCCCGATGCGAACTTCCGCCTGTTCGCCACCGCCAACACGGTCGGCCTCGGCGATACGAGCGGACTTTATCACGGGACGCAGCAGATCAACCAGGGCCAGATGGACCGCTGGAACATCGTGGTTGGCCTCAACTACCTGCCGGCCGAGACCGAGCAGAAGATCGTCGAGGCGAAGAACCCGGATATCGATCCCAAGATCCTTGGCGACATGATCAAGGTGGCCGACCTGTCGCGCCAGGGCTTCATCAATGGCGATATCAGCACGGTGATGAGCCCGCGTACGGTCATCACCTGGGCGCAGAACTACGCCATCTTCAAGGATGTCGGCTTCTCGTTCCGGCTTTCCTTCCTCAACAAATGCGACGAAGAAGAGCGCATGCTGGTGGCCGAATACTACCAGCGAGTCTTTGGCGACGACCTGCCCGAAAGCGTGGTGGGCTAG
- a CDS encoding energy transducer TonB, which produces MFSVIAAALVAASQPVAAPAAEEAPQPVSRPEGAEKPAELTRELRAKITPPTFVSGDRAPYPEEAKALGHHGEARVSVTIDETGSVTAAEIRKSTKSELLDASALATARSARFTPALDADGEPMPLSFVVPYEFYKSKSSEPGGGLVRYSCADFTLDTDWWESLEQVDDRGRPEKTQLENMLLGLRTIVAGRGELIPTDPKRFLQMMEDHRKGWAKAREKCRANPDKLLIDYLDNRKAIERLSEMTARERR; this is translated from the coding sequence ATGTTCTCCGTGATTGCCGCTGCGCTGGTTGCTGCCAGCCAGCCCGTCGCCGCGCCTGCTGCCGAGGAAGCGCCGCAGCCGGTCTCGAGGCCTGAGGGCGCGGAAAAGCCTGCCGAGCTTACCCGCGAACTGCGCGCCAAGATCACCCCGCCGACCTTCGTATCGGGTGACCGCGCCCCCTATCCCGAGGAAGCCAAGGCGCTGGGCCATCACGGCGAGGCACGGGTCTCCGTCACGATCGACGAGACCGGTTCCGTCACTGCCGCTGAAATTCGCAAGTCGACCAAGTCGGAGCTGCTCGACGCCTCGGCGCTTGCCACGGCACGCTCGGCCCGGTTCACACCGGCCCTCGACGCTGATGGCGAGCCCATGCCGCTGTCCTTCGTGGTGCCCTACGAATTCTACAAGTCGAAATCGTCCGAGCCGGGCGGCGGGCTGGTTCGCTACAGCTGCGCCGATTTCACTCTGGATACGGATTGGTGGGAAAGCCTTGAACAGGTCGATGACCGCGGCCGGCCGGAAAAGACGCAGCTCGAAAATATGCTTCTGGGTCTGCGGACCATCGTGGCCGGGCGCGGGGAGCTTATCCCCACCGATCCCAAGCGCTTCCTCCAGATGATGGAGGATCACCGCAAGGGCTGGGCAAAGGCGCGCGAGAAGTGCCGCGCCAATCCGGACAAGCTGTTGATCGACTATCTGGACAACCGCAAGGCGATCGAGCGTTTGTCCGAGATGACCGCGCGCGAACGGCGCTAG
- a CDS encoding transglycosylase domain-containing protein: MGFLDSFRRRPDAGEERPSHAGYYATHDTLDYDSWDDRLDRLDSALAAEEKKRTRWWQREYWRGRRKRWWAGRLVLGALALVLVLFAWLAITAPLSKSLEPIAAPQITLLAADGTPIARNGAITDEPVEVAQLPPHVIEAFLATEDRRFYSHWGVDPRGIARAAITGTGGGSTITQQLAKFTFLTPERTLTRKAREALIAFWLEGWLTKDEILSRYLSNAYFGDNVYGLRAASLHYFYRKPENLKPNQAAMLAGLLQAPSAYNPTKHYDRAERRMRIVIQSMVDAGYITEAEARAMKPPALDVRTRNDLPTGTYFADWALPEAREFTEQGYARQTLTTTLDSRLQAIARQVTQRAPLGEAQVALVAMRRNGEVVAMIGGKDYAKSPFNRATQAKRQPGSTIKTFVYLAALRNGWSPDDSVANTEITEGSYRPRNANGRYSDSITLRDALAQSSNVATLRLFNEVGSERVIATARDFGIEAEFVEGDPSIALGSTSMSLIELTSAYAGIAANSFPIEPHAFAREESSWWDRLWDGSKSLSGGTHGDIEDMLRGAINNGTGRAAMLRGPNFGKTGTSQDNRDALFVGYAGDLVVGVWIGNDDNSPLKGGISGGGLPARIWRDFMNRAMNVGAVSSQPAPREQDDPGGPIEPLDVPDLEDIPIGDGNSRLRIRDGEATFSTEIDGIPVDITFGGENGVAIDEEAIEEARRRADERRYEAIRNRRDERLRELEEGAPN, translated from the coding sequence ATGGGTTTTCTCGATTCCTTCCGGCGCAGGCCCGATGCGGGCGAAGAGCGGCCCTCGCACGCCGGCTATTACGCCACGCATGACACGCTCGACTACGACAGCTGGGATGACCGGCTGGACCGTCTCGACAGCGCGCTGGCGGCCGAGGAGAAGAAGCGCACGCGTTGGTGGCAGCGCGAGTACTGGCGCGGCCGCCGCAAGCGCTGGTGGGCGGGGCGGCTCGTGCTGGGCGCGCTGGCGCTGGTCCTGGTGCTCTTCGCCTGGCTGGCGATCACCGCGCCTTTGTCGAAGTCCCTCGAACCCATTGCCGCGCCGCAGATTACCCTGCTGGCCGCCGATGGCACGCCGATTGCCCGCAACGGGGCCATTACCGACGAGCCGGTCGAGGTGGCGCAGCTCCCGCCCCATGTGATCGAGGCTTTCCTGGCGACCGAGGACCGGCGCTTCTATTCGCATTGGGGCGTCGACCCGCGCGGCATTGCGCGCGCGGCGATCACCGGCACGGGCGGTGGTAGCACGATCACGCAGCAGCTGGCGAAGTTCACCTTCCTCACGCCCGAACGCACCCTGACCCGCAAGGCGCGCGAGGCGCTGATCGCCTTCTGGCTGGAAGGGTGGCTGACCAAGGACGAGATTCTCAGCCGCTACCTCTCCAACGCCTATTTCGGCGACAATGTGTACGGGTTGAGAGCCGCGAGCCTGCACTATTTCTACCGCAAGCCGGAGAACCTCAAACCCAACCAGGCCGCCATGCTGGCCGGGCTGCTGCAGGCGCCCAGCGCCTACAATCCGACCAAGCATTACGACAGGGCCGAACGGCGCATGCGCATCGTGATCCAGTCGATGGTCGATGCCGGCTACATCACCGAAGCCGAAGCGCGGGCGATGAAACCGCCGGCGCTCGACGTGCGCACGCGCAACGATTTGCCCACCGGCACCTATTTCGCCGACTGGGCGCTGCCCGAAGCGCGCGAGTTCACCGAACAGGGCTACGCCCGCCAGACGCTGACCACGACGCTCGACAGCCGGCTTCAGGCGATCGCACGCCAGGTGACCCAGCGCGCGCCGCTGGGCGAAGCGCAGGTGGCGCTGGTGGCCATGCGGCGGAACGGGGAAGTCGTCGCGATGATCGGGGGCAAGGACTACGCCAAAAGCCCCTTCAACCGCGCCACCCAGGCCAAGCGCCAGCCCGGCTCCACGATCAAGACCTTCGTCTATCTCGCGGCCCTGCGGAACGGCTGGTCGCCTGACGACAGCGTGGCCAACACCGAGATCACCGAAGGCAGCTACCGCCCGCGCAACGCCAACGGGCGGTATTCGGACAGCATCACCCTGCGCGATGCGCTCGCCCAGTCGAGCAATGTCGCAACGCTGCGCCTGTTCAACGAAGTCGGTTCGGAGCGGGTCATTGCCACCGCGCGCGACTTCGGGATCGAGGCGGAGTTCGTCGAAGGCGATCCGAGCATTGCGCTTGGCTCGACCAGCATGAGCCTGATCGAGCTGACCTCCGCCTATGCCGGGATTGCCGCGAACAGCTTCCCGATCGAGCCGCACGCCTTTGCACGCGAGGAATCGAGCTGGTGGGACCGGCTGTGGGACGGCTCGAAATCGCTATCGGGCGGCACGCATGGCGATATCGAGGACATGCTGCGCGGCGCGATCAACAACGGCACCGGGCGAGCGGCCATGCTGCGCGGGCCGAATTTCGGCAAGACGGGGACCAGCCAGGACAACCGCGACGCGCTCTTCGTGGGCTATGCGGGCGACCTGGTGGTCGGCGTATGGATCGGCAATGACGACAATTCGCCGCTGAAAGGCGGTATCAGCGGCGGCGGCTTGCCGGCGCGCATCTGGCGCGACTTCATGAACCGGGCAATGAACGTGGGCGCCGTCTCAAGCCAGCCAGCCCCGCGCGAACAGGACGATCCGGGCGGCCCGATCGAACCGCTCGACGTGCCGGACCTTGAGGACATCCCGATTGGCGACGGCAACTCGCGCCTGCGCATCCGCGACGGCGAAGCCACCTTCTCGACCGAAATCGACGGCATTCCGGTGGACATCACCTTTGGCGGCGAGAACGGCGTCGCGATCGATGAGGAAGCGATAGAGGAAGCGCGCCGCCGCGCCGACGAGCGCCGCTACGAAGCGATCCGCAACCGGCGCGACGAGCGCCTTCGCGAACTGGAAGAGGGCGCGCCGAACTAG
- a CDS encoding PaaI family thioesterase: MSDTNEVEALTPYARSLGITLDRWEDGTPVMMVPFEETVEGRPEHYHGGATGGLLETAGYSALRAELARLDRKAALKPINITVQYLAAGKSRTSYAKGRITKLGRRSANITVEAWQDDPSRPIATAVMNVLMAETDG; this comes from the coding sequence ATGTCGGACACGAACGAAGTCGAAGCCCTGACGCCCTACGCCCGTTCGCTCGGCATCACGCTCGATCGCTGGGAAGACGGCACGCCCGTCATGATGGTGCCGTTTGAAGAGACCGTCGAAGGCCGGCCCGAGCACTATCATGGCGGCGCGACCGGGGGCCTGCTGGAAACCGCAGGCTATTCGGCCCTGCGGGCCGAACTCGCAAGGCTTGACCGCAAGGCCGCTCTCAAGCCGATCAACATCACGGTGCAATACCTTGCCGCCGGAAAGAGCCGGACCAGCTATGCCAAGGGCCGGATCACCAAGCTGGGCCGGCGCAGCGCCAATATCACGGTCGAAGCCTGGCAGGACGATCCCTCCCGCCCCATCGCGACCGCGGTGATGAACGTGCTGATGGCGGAAACCGACGGCTAG
- a CDS encoding PaaI family thioesterase, whose product MSDDARKFDPAKATSFFTGRGHSGWLGLKYSDHGDDWVELELPWREDLLGEDGQRVLASGPILSLMDMASGMAIWRAMDDFQAIATLDLRVDYVRPAREGASVFGRSQCYRITRSAAFVRGLAHDGDSGDPVAHIQAVFMKIASNARL is encoded by the coding sequence ATGAGCGACGACGCACGCAAATTCGATCCGGCCAAGGCCACGTCCTTCTTCACGGGACGCGGGCATTCCGGCTGGCTTGGACTCAAATACTCCGACCACGGCGACGACTGGGTCGAACTGGAACTGCCCTGGCGCGAGGACCTGCTGGGCGAAGACGGCCAGCGCGTGCTCGCCTCCGGCCCGATCCTCAGCCTGATGGACATGGCCAGCGGCATGGCGATCTGGCGCGCGATGGACGATTTCCAGGCCATCGCAACGCTCGACCTGCGGGTCGATTACGTTCGACCGGCGCGCGAAGGGGCCAGCGTGTTCGGTCGCTCCCAATGCTATCGCATAACCCGCAGCGCGGCCTTCGTGCGCGGGCTCGCCCACGATGGCGATTCGGGCGATCCGGTGGCCCATATCCAGGCGGTCTTCATGAAGATCGCATCGAATGCGAGGCTCTGA